The Candidatus Arthromitus sp. SFB-mouse-Japan genome includes a region encoding these proteins:
- the guaB gene encoding IMP dehydrogenase produces the protein MARIIKNAYTFDDVLLVPNKAEILPNQVSLKTNLTRKISLNIPLMSASMDTVTESKMAIAMAVHGGIGILHKNMSIKDQGKQLESVKNFSGNKLEISSLDSKGRLLCGASIGITQDMIDRVKELVNKEVDILVLDTAHGHSKGVIDGVSIIKQLYPDVQIIAGNVATGKAVYDLVHAGADAVKVGIGPGSICTTRIVAGVGVPQLTAIMDCAEEAIEHNIPIIADGGIKYSGDIVKALAGGASAVMLGSIFAGCDESPGDKVVFGENIYKSYRGMGSLGAMDSGSSDRYFQNGSKKFVPEGIEGVVPYKGKISEIIYQLIGGIKSGMGYLGSADIKTLFNNSRFVVQTASGIRESHPHDISLMKDAPNYTK, from the coding sequence ATGGCGAGAATTATTAAAAATGCATATACTTTTGATGATGTTTTATTGGTACCAAATAAAGCAGAGATTTTACCAAATCAAGTTAGTTTAAAGACAAATCTTACTAGAAAAATATCTCTTAATATACCTCTTATGAGTGCTAGTATGGATACTGTTACAGAAAGTAAAATGGCAATAGCTATGGCTGTACATGGAGGAATAGGAATACTTCATAAAAATATGTCAATTAAGGATCAAGGTAAACAGTTAGAGAGTGTTAAAAACTTTAGTGGTAACAAGCTAGAAATATCTTCTTTGGATAGTAAAGGTAGACTTTTATGTGGTGCATCGATTGGTATTACTCAAGATATGATTGATAGAGTTAAGGAACTTGTGAATAAGGAAGTAGATATTTTAGTTTTAGATACAGCTCATGGGCATTCAAAGGGTGTAATTGATGGAGTATCCATTATAAAACAGTTGTATCCAGATGTTCAAATAATTGCGGGGAATGTAGCAACTGGCAAAGCAGTATATGATTTGGTTCATGCTGGTGCAGATGCTGTTAAGGTAGGTATAGGACCTGGATCAATATGTACGACTAGAATAGTTGCAGGTGTCGGGGTTCCACAACTTACAGCTATAATGGATTGTGCTGAAGAGGCTATAGAGCATAATATACCTATAATTGCTGATGGTGGAATTAAATATTCTGGGGATATTGTTAAGGCATTAGCAGGTGGTGCGAGTGCTGTTATGCTTGGTTCTATTTTTGCTGGGTGTGATGAGTCTCCTGGTGATAAAGTTGTATTTGGTGAAAATATTTATAAGTCTTATAGAGGCATGGGGTCTCTTGGTGCTATGGATAGTGGATCAAGTGATAGATATTTTCAAAATGGGAGTAAAAAATTTGTACCTGAAGGAATTGAAGGAGTTGTTCCATATAAGGGAAAGATTAGTGAAATAATCTATCAACTAATTGGAGGAATAAAGTCAGGAATGGGATATCTTGGATCAGCAGATATTAAAACTTTATTCAATAATTCAAGATTTGTTGTGCAAACTGCTTCAGGTATAAGAGAAAGTCATCCACACGATATAAGTTTGATGAAAGATGCTCCAAATTATACGAAATGA
- the phnC gene encoding phosphonate ABC transporter ATP-binding protein: MIEFKNVSKVYPNGTKGLDNVNLKINRGEFVAIIGLSGAGKSTLIRTINRMIDITDGNLIVNGKNVKELKGKQLREFRRKIGMIFQSFNLVTRTSVIKNVLTAKVPDIPFIRSVFGIFTKEEKIQALEALDKMGIVDKAFIRADQLSGGQQQRVALSRTLAQNPEIILADEPVAALDPITARKVMEDFKKINREMNISILINIHHVELALNYADRIVGIKDGKIVYDGSSSEVTEEILETIYKGKVEVVA, encoded by the coding sequence ATGATAGAGTTTAAAAACGTTTCAAAAGTATATCCAAATGGCACTAAGGGACTTGATAATGTTAACTTAAAGATAAATCGAGGAGAATTTGTTGCAATTATCGGTTTATCTGGTGCGGGTAAGTCGACTTTAATAAGGACAATAAACAGAATGATTGATATTACAGATGGAAATTTAATTGTAAATGGCAAAAATGTTAAGGAATTAAAAGGAAAGCAACTTAGAGAATTTAGGAGAAAAATTGGTATGATTTTCCAATCTTTTAATCTTGTAACTCGCACAAGTGTAATAAAAAATGTTTTAACTGCAAAAGTACCAGATATCCCATTTATAAGATCAGTCTTTGGGATATTTACGAAAGAGGAAAAAATACAAGCATTAGAGGCCTTGGATAAGATGGGAATTGTTGACAAAGCATTTATAAGAGCAGATCAACTTTCAGGAGGACAGCAACAGAGGGTTGCATTATCAAGGACTCTAGCACAAAATCCTGAAATTATCTTAGCTGATGAACCTGTTGCGGCTTTAGACCCTATTACAGCAAGAAAAGTTATGGAAGATTTTAAGAAAATAAATAGAGAAATGAACATTTCAATTTTGATAAATATTCATCATGTTGAACTTGCCCTTAATTATGCAGATAGGATTGTTGGGATTAAAGATGGGAAAATAGTTTATGATGGCTCTTCATCTGAAGTTACGGAAGAAATATTAGAAACTATTTACAAGGGTAAGGTGGAGGTGGTTGCGTGA
- the phnE gene encoding phosphonate ABC transporter, permease protein PhnE — MSEMVLRQYEKEPRNFIWKIITALICVFLIVWSSSTVSLEGISQNGLQIAKNIFLGIFAPDTELLFDFVGGVPYLLLETMCIAFLGTLVGSVLAIPISFISATNIVPKPISVVGRFIIMSIRTVPSIVYALMFIRVTGPGAFAGLLTMSLASIGMISKMYIESIEDLDTKILESLDACGCNFFQKIRYGILPQLFPDFISTVIYRFDMNLRDASILGIVGAGGIGAPLIFSMNSYRWNEVGAIIIGLIVLVLIIEFISTKIRVKLARG, encoded by the coding sequence ATGAGTGAGATGGTTTTAAGACAATACGAAAAAGAACCTCGTAACTTTATTTGGAAAATAATTACTGCTTTAATTTGTGTTTTCCTTATTGTATGGTCAAGCAGTACAGTTAGTTTAGAAGGAATATCACAAAATGGTCTTCAGATAGCTAAAAATATTTTTCTTGGAATATTTGCTCCAGATACAGAACTTCTTTTTGATTTTGTAGGTGGTGTTCCATACCTTTTACTTGAAACAATGTGTATTGCATTTCTTGGTACACTTGTTGGTTCAGTTCTAGCAATCCCAATTTCATTTATTTCTGCTACAAATATTGTTCCTAAGCCAATAAGTGTTGTTGGAAGATTTATAATTATGTCAATTCGTACAGTTCCATCAATTGTGTATGCATTAATGTTTATAAGAGTAACGGGACCAGGTGCATTTGCAGGACTTCTTACTATGTCTTTGGCATCTATTGGAATGATTTCAAAAATGTATATTGAGTCAATAGAAGATTTAGATACTAAAATTTTAGAATCGTTAGATGCTTGTGGATGTAATTTTTTTCAGAAGATTCGTTATGGAATACTTCCTCAACTTTTTCCAGATTTTATTTCGACAGTTATATATCGTTTTGATATGAATTTGAGAGATGCTAGTATATTAGGGATAGTTGGAGCAGGAGGAATTGGTGCACCATTAATATTTTCAATGAATTCTTATAGGTGGAATGAAGTTGGGGCGATTATAATAGGACTTATAGTTCTTGTGCTTATTATAGAATTTATTTCAACTA
- a CDS encoding flagellin, with translation MIINHNINAMNAHRNMGSTTIAQGKAMEKLNSGLRINRAADDAAGFAISEKMRSQIRGLNQASRNTQDGISMIQTAEGALSETQAIAQRMRELAVQSANGTYTDEDRTLIDQEFKKLKSEIDRISEDTEFNGSKLINGSISGKEIKTRDKDSVIINGDIKNPNSINEVMKEIDPNELVRLGEGTFDLIISKDRNLDVTISIVDRSHFNGWKPYVIDSIIIDNPSVIEDVELAGINLRFNNIHATSSYLPAGKEIRISFFNDSEKKSNGVDFQVGSNKGQMVGLDIENMRSRELGLGGSDLSTIENSKEAIERLDIAIFRVSEQRANLGSVQNRLEHTVSSIGNTAENLQAAESRIRDVDMAKEMMNLTKLNILQQATQSMLAQANQSPQQVISILK, from the coding sequence ATGATAATAAATCACAATATTAATGCGATGAACGCACATAGAAATATGGGAAGTACTACAATTGCTCAAGGTAAGGCAATGGAAAAATTGAATTCAGGATTGAGGATAAATAGGGCTGCAGATGATGCAGCAGGTTTCGCAATTTCTGAAAAGATGAGATCACAAATAAGAGGACTTAATCAAGCTTCGAGAAACACACAAGATGGTATTTCAATGATTCAAACAGCAGAAGGAGCACTTTCAGAAACTCAAGCAATAGCACAGAGAATGAGGGAACTTGCAGTTCAATCTGCAAATGGTACTTATACAGATGAAGATAGAACTTTAATAGATCAAGAGTTTAAGAAATTAAAATCGGAGATTGATAGGATATCAGAGGATACAGAATTTAATGGTAGTAAACTTATCAATGGGAGTATTTCTGGGAAAGAAATCAAGACTCGTGATAAAGATTCAGTTATTATTAATGGAGATATTAAGAATCCAAATTCAATTAATGAGGTTATGAAAGAAATAGATCCAAATGAATTAGTTAGACTTGGAGAAGGAACATTTGATTTAATTATTTCTAAAGATAGGAATCTTGATGTTACTATTAGTATAGTTGATCGATCCCATTTTAATGGATGGAAACCATATGTTATTGATAGTATAATTATAGATAATCCTTCAGTAATTGAAGATGTTGAATTGGCAGGAATTAATTTAAGATTTAACAATATTCACGCTACATCGTCTTATCTTCCCGCTGGGAAAGAAATAAGAATTTCCTTTTTTAATGATTCAGAGAAGAAATCAAATGGTGTGGATTTTCAAGTAGGATCGAATAAAGGTCAGATGGTTGGACTTGATATAGAGAATATGAGAAGTCGTGAACTTGGTCTTGGGGGAAGTGATTTATCTACAATAGAAAATTCAAAGGAGGCAATTGAAAGATTAGATATAGCAATTTTTAGAGTATCAGAACAGAGAGCCAATCTTGGATCTGTACAAAATAGACTTGAGCACACAGTATCTTCAATTGGGAATACAGCAGAGAATTTACAAGCAGCAGAGTCGAGAATACGAGATGTTGATATGGCAAAAGAGATGATGAATTTAACAAAATTAAATATTCTTCAACAGGCAACCCAATCAATGTTAGCACAAGCAAATCAATCACCGCAACAAGTTATTTCTATTTTAAAATAA
- a CDS encoding NCS2 family permease — MLNKFFKLEERGTTVSKEFIGGLTTFLSMAYIIFVNPNILSVTGMDQGAVFTSTILAAAIGTLIMGLHANFPVALAPGMGLNAFFAYTVVLLLGYTWQQALAGIFISGILFMILSLTGLREIIINSIPTSLKHAVGTGIGFFIAFLGFQNAGIIVNNDSTLVGLGDFTDFSVLIAIIGLVITLILMVRKIPAAIFIGMVITAIIGIFLGVVDLPQQVIAPIPSISQTFGALFEALPTIFSKDIILVIFSFLFIDFFDTAGTLMAVGFRAGFVNEKGELLRANKALLADSTATVIGAILGTSSTTSYVESLAGVEVGAKTGLASVFTSIFFLLMLFCSGLLTVVTPSVTAPALITVGVLMASSLSNIEWGKIEIAIPAFITIIMMVLGYSISEGIASGFVLYPIMMWAAGRRKEVHPIMWVLTLIFLVHFIFL, encoded by the coding sequence ATGCTGAACAAGTTTTTCAAATTAGAAGAACGAGGTACAACGGTATCTAAAGAATTTATTGGAGGATTAACAACATTTTTATCTATGGCTTACATAATTTTTGTTAATCCAAATATTCTCTCAGTTACAGGAATGGATCAAGGTGCAGTATTTACATCAACTATTTTAGCTGCAGCAATCGGAACTCTTATAATGGGATTGCATGCAAATTTCCCTGTGGCTCTCGCTCCTGGTATGGGATTAAATGCGTTTTTTGCTTACACCGTTGTATTATTATTGGGTTATACGTGGCAACAAGCTCTAGCAGGAATATTTATTTCAGGAATTTTATTTATGATATTATCTTTAACTGGTTTGAGGGAAATAATCATTAACAGTATTCCTACATCTTTAAAGCACGCAGTTGGAACTGGAATTGGATTTTTCATTGCATTTTTGGGATTTCAGAATGCAGGAATTATTGTAAATAATGATTCGACATTAGTTGGATTAGGTGATTTTACAGATTTTAGTGTATTAATTGCAATAATTGGATTGGTTATAACTTTAATTTTAATGGTGAGAAAAATTCCAGCAGCTATATTTATCGGTATGGTTATTACAGCAATTATTGGAATATTTTTAGGAGTTGTAGATTTGCCACAGCAAGTTATCGCACCAATACCTTCTATAAGTCAAACTTTCGGAGCATTGTTTGAAGCCTTACCTACTATTTTCTCAAAAGATATTATATTAGTTATATTTTCATTTTTATTTATAGATTTTTTTGATACAGCAGGAACTTTGATGGCAGTTGGATTTAGAGCAGGATTTGTAAATGAAAAGGGTGAATTACTAAGAGCTAATAAAGCTTTATTGGCTGATTCAACAGCGACAGTAATTGGAGCTATTTTGGGAACATCTTCAACAACTTCTTATGTTGAGTCTTTAGCAGGTGTTGAAGTTGGTGCAAAAACTGGACTTGCTTCTGTGTTTACATCAATTTTCTTTTTGTTAATGTTGTTTTGTTCTGGACTTTTAACAGTTGTAACACCTTCAGTTACTGCGCCAGCACTTATTACAGTTGGTGTTTTGATGGCTTCATCGTTAAGTAACATTGAGTGGGGTAAAATTGAGATAGCGATTCCAGCATTTATTACTATTATTATGATGGTACTTGGATACTCTATATCTGAAGGAATAGCATCAGGATTTGTTTTGTATCCAATTATGATGTGGGCAGCTGGTAGAAGAAAAGAAGTTCATCCTATAATGTGGGTACTTACTTTGATCTTTTTAGTGCATTTTATATTTTTATAA
- the phnE gene encoding phosphonate ABC transporter, permease protein PhnE — protein sequence MNIYDKIFRPRVIEFGNGKQVEEKRSRMPLIILIFIIAIIVSVKITGFNFTTLIQRGKNFFSIIGQMFPPNIDYINKILKPLFDTVKMSLLGSVIGSLAVIPFSIVSSSNIIKSKFVVSFMRFLLSIVRTLPTLVIALIATYVFGLGTFAGTVAISIFTFGYVGKKLYEQIETVDMGAYEAIQALGASKLRAFLSAIIPQVLPSYIATSLFCFEGNVRHAAILGYVGAGGIGLILNENLSWREYGNVGMVLISLFMVVILIELLSHYLRKKLT from the coding sequence GTGAATATCTATGATAAGATATTTAGACCACGAGTTATAGAATTTGGAAATGGAAAGCAAGTTGAAGAAAAAAGATCGAGAATGCCACTTATAATTTTGATTTTTATTATTGCCATTATAGTGTCTGTAAAAATTACAGGATTTAACTTTACCACATTAATTCAACGTGGAAAAAATTTTTTTAGTATTATAGGACAAATGTTTCCGCCAAATATTGATTACATAAATAAGATTTTGAAACCACTTTTTGATACAGTGAAGATGTCTCTTTTGGGATCTGTAATAGGATCTCTGGCTGTTATACCGTTTTCTATAGTGTCATCAAGTAACATAATAAAAAGCAAATTTGTTGTGTCATTTATGAGATTTTTACTTAGTATAGTGAGAACGCTCCCTACTCTTGTTATCGCACTTATTGCTACATATGTTTTTGGGCTTGGAACTTTTGCGGGTACTGTTGCGATTTCTATATTTACTTTTGGATATGTTGGAAAGAAACTTTATGAGCAAATAGAAACGGTTGATATGGGAGCTTATGAAGCGATTCAAGCTTTAGGTGCGAGTAAATTAAGAGCATTTTTAAGTGCAATTATACCACAAGTTTTACCATCGTATATCGCCACAAGTTTATTTTGTTTTGAAGGTAATGTTAGACATGCAGCTATATTAGGTTATGTTGGTGCTGGAGGAATAGGATTAATTCTTAATGAGAATCTTAGTTGGAGAGAGTATGGAAATGTTGGGATGGTACTTATATCTTTATTTATGGTTGTAATCTTGATTGAATTGTTGAGCCATTATCTCAGAAAGAAATTAACTTAG
- the guaA gene encoding glutamine-hydrolyzing GMP synthase, with amino-acid sequence MKSDQVLVIDFGSQYNQLICRRIRELGVYSELKSHKITAQDIKQLTNVKGIILSGSPNTVTDKGSFVMDPDILNLGIPIMGICYGMQLITHMNGGVVERSSEREYGKTEIKTDGSGIFENIPIEQIVWMSHGYHVKTLPLGFIANASSESCPIAAAFNEDKNIHLVQFHPEVEHSVYGTEILKNFVFKICKANANWSMSNFIEDQIVKIRDQVRDKKVLCALSGGVDSSVVAALIYKAIGNQLLCMFIDNGLLREGEAQEVVDTFDGKFKMNFVKVDAQDRFLNKLKGVSDPEQKRKIIGNEFVFCFEEETSKLNDFEFLAQGTLYTDVIESGTNTAQTIKSHHNVGGLPKNMRFKLIEPLNTLFKDEVRELGLEVGLPESIVYRQPFPGPGLGIRVIGEVTNEKLKILRRADKILRDEIENAGLNKEIWQYFACLTNMKSVGVMGDERTYSYTVALRAVTSSDGMTSDWARIPYEILDVISRRIVNEVSDVNRIVYDVTSKPPSTIEFE; translated from the coding sequence ATGAAGAGTGATCAAGTGCTGGTTATTGATTTTGGGAGTCAATATAATCAATTGATTTGTCGACGTATTCGAGAACTTGGAGTTTATAGCGAACTTAAGTCTCATAAAATAACGGCACAAGATATTAAACAATTGACGAATGTTAAGGGAATTATATTAAGTGGTAGTCCAAATACTGTTACAGATAAAGGCTCCTTTGTTATGGATCCAGATATACTTAATCTAGGAATACCTATTATGGGAATTTGTTATGGTATGCAACTCATAACTCATATGAATGGTGGAGTTGTTGAGAGGTCATCTGAAAGAGAGTATGGGAAGACAGAAATTAAGACCGATGGCAGTGGAATTTTTGAGAATATCCCAATAGAGCAGATTGTTTGGATGAGTCATGGGTATCATGTTAAAACTCTTCCATTAGGTTTTATAGCAAATGCTAGTAGTGAGTCTTGCCCAATTGCTGCTGCATTTAATGAAGATAAGAATATACATCTGGTTCAATTTCACCCAGAAGTTGAACATTCTGTTTATGGAACTGAAATATTAAAGAATTTTGTATTTAAAATATGTAAAGCTAATGCAAATTGGTCTATGAGTAATTTTATTGAGGATCAAATTGTTAAGATAAGAGATCAAGTTAGAGATAAAAAAGTTTTGTGTGCACTTAGTGGGGGAGTTGATTCTTCTGTTGTAGCAGCACTTATTTATAAAGCTATTGGTAATCAATTGTTATGTATGTTTATTGATAATGGACTTCTTCGTGAAGGAGAGGCTCAGGAGGTTGTCGATACTTTTGATGGAAAATTTAAAATGAATTTTGTTAAGGTTGATGCTCAAGATAGATTTTTGAATAAATTGAAAGGTGTTTCTGATCCAGAGCAAAAGCGTAAAATTATAGGTAATGAGTTTGTGTTTTGTTTTGAGGAAGAAACGTCTAAATTAAATGATTTTGAATTTTTAGCTCAGGGTACTCTTTATACTGATGTTATAGAATCAGGCACTAATACAGCTCAAACAATAAAATCTCACCATAATGTTGGCGGACTTCCTAAAAATATGAGATTTAAATTAATCGAACCATTAAATACTCTTTTTAAGGATGAGGTTAGGGAACTTGGATTAGAAGTTGGATTGCCTGAAAGCATTGTTTATCGTCAACCATTTCCAGGACCAGGACTTGGGATAAGAGTTATTGGTGAAGTTACAAATGAAAAACTAAAAATATTAAGACGAGCGGATAAAATTTTGAGAGATGAAATTGAAAATGCGGGGTTGAATAAGGAAATATGGCAGTATTTTGCTTGTTTAACGAATATGAAGTCTGTTGGTGTCATGGGTGATGAAAGGACATATAGTTATACGGTAGCTTTGAGAGCTGTGACATCGAGTGACGGGATGACTTCAGATTGGGCAAGAATTCCTTATGAAATTCTTGATGTTATTTCAAGACGCATAGTCAATGAAGTTAGTGATGTAAATAGGATTGTTTATGATGTTACTTCGAAACCACCATCAACAATAGAATTCGAATAA
- a CDS encoding phosphate/phosphite/phosphonate ABC transporter substrate-binding protein, translating into MKKHVTRILTSGFLALSLLTGCIGSPSTDGSNTSLNSDTTTNTINIDKLNIAFVPSKDPDQIITATEPLKDMLKNELNNQGYSIGEVNISVGTNYEAVGEALVSGTVDIGFIPGATYVLYDDGAEVLLTATRDAVSHSSENAIDWNQSPTEYIPQQATSYRSLIIAGPSAKGKELSQKVNNGQELTWEDLNSAKWAVMSPASSAGYIYPTLLLNDKYGKSVADLENKVQSDSYGSSIARLAAEQVDVVTVFADARIDYVENWINDYGRTGQIWDETNVIGVSDPIYNDTISASKNSPIMTPEFKNAFATAMINIANTEEGKKVISVYSHKGYERAQSADYDNERRVQEIIRELRSQ; encoded by the coding sequence ATGAAAAAGCATGTTACACGTATACTAACTTCTGGTTTTTTGGCATTATCACTTTTAACTGGTTGCATTGGTTCACCTTCAACTGATGGCTCAAATACTTCATTAAATTCTGATACAACAACAAATACTATAAATATTGATAAGTTAAATATAGCTTTTGTTCCTTCGAAAGACCCGGATCAAATTATTACAGCAACAGAGCCTTTGAAAGATATGTTAAAAAATGAGTTGAATAATCAAGGATATTCAATTGGAGAAGTTAATATTTCAGTTGGGACAAACTATGAAGCTGTAGGAGAGGCTTTGGTATCTGGTACTGTCGATATTGGATTTATTCCAGGTGCTACATATGTATTATACGATGATGGTGCTGAAGTGTTATTAACAGCTACAAGGGATGCAGTAAGTCATAGTTCTGAAAATGCAATAGATTGGAATCAATCGCCTACAGAATACATACCACAACAAGCTACTTCATATAGATCACTTATTATTGCTGGACCTTCTGCAAAAGGGAAGGAACTTAGTCAAAAAGTAAATAATGGACAAGAGTTAACATGGGAAGATTTAAATAGTGCAAAATGGGCTGTAATGAGTCCAGCATCATCTGCAGGATATATTTATCCAACTTTATTATTAAATGATAAGTATGGTAAATCTGTAGCAGATTTAGAAAATAAGGTTCAATCTGATTCTTATGGAAGTTCCATTGCTAGATTAGCAGCTGAACAAGTAGATGTTGTAACAGTTTTTGCTGACGCAAGAATTGATTATGTTGAAAATTGGATAAATGATTATGGACGTACAGGACAAATTTGGGATGAAACAAATGTTATAGGTGTGTCTGATCCAATTTATAATGATACGATAAGTGCAAGTAAAAATTCTCCTATTATGACACCTGAATTCAAAAATGCATTTGCGACAGCTATGATAAATATAGCAAATACTGAAGAAGGTAAAAAGGTAATCTCAGTTTATAGTCACAAAGGGTATGAACGTGCTCAATCTGCCGATTATGATAATGAAAGAAGAGTTCAGGAGATTATTCGTGAACTAAGATCTCAATAA